The genomic region ATAGGCTCAGACCTTCGAGCCATCATCGACTTGAGCAGCATAAATCTGGCCATATTCTCCCTTGCCGTCATCCTCGTCAAGGTAGTCAGCCCTTGCATTGAGGGCCAGCATCTGGCAAACAAGCCAGAAGAGAGCAGCGTCAAGGGCGAGGAAAGCGGCGCCGCCGAACAGGCCGGTCTTGGCAGTAGGGCACTGGTAGTCCATGTCGTGGTGGATGTTCTTGCTGCGGTGAAGACCCTCGGTGACAGTTGCCCACAGCGACATTGCAAGAGCCAGGGCTGAGACAAGCCTGATTTCACATAAAGGGGAACAGAATCAACAATGTGCATCTTTATTACTACAAAAAAAAGAGTAAGTGCAGAAAATAGCATGGTGCACACACAGTGTACTCACTCAAAAAAGTTGTACAGTGGCACTAATGGAACCAAAAATATTGGCACCTCATAGCGAAATCATCAGTGTAAAAAAATCATGAGGCAAGATTTAAGTGTGATTATTAACGCCGATTAACATGATAAATATAGTTAGTTCTCTGTGATCTTCTAGAGGGGAAATTCTAAATATTAGCATTACAGAACAAATTAAAAGATTCCAGGTCCAGGAAAGAGAACAATTCTGGAGTGCAAAACTTAGATGGGTCAGATTGCAGCTCAGTATCCCAAATGATAGAAGGGCCAGACAAGTGAACCACACAAAAGAAAACATAAGAACACAGGGCATATTGTTTCCAGAGCACATGGGACTCTGAAAAGTCATATAGCTGAAAGGATACTCACTCAGCAACAACAAAGAACACTGTCAAGCTGGTGCTTTGAAACAGCGCTCCACGAGGAACTGACTTGCCCGAGTATGGAAAGAAGATGGCAACATGGCCTACGATGGCAGCTACCACAAGTGCCACAATGGACAGGCTCCCCATCGCAAGAGTCGGATCACTTGGAAACGTGCAGATGACGACATCCTTTCCTAGGATAGGAGTCCCGGAAGCAGGCTGCAGCAAAGACGGTGTAAAAGTTACAAGCATGGTTATAAAAAATCATAGCGACTAATATTGGTTGAAATCGTAAGTTATGTGCTGTGTCATAACTATATGACATTTTTCCTATAGAGGTACTAGAGAAATTTGTTATTTTGCTACTCTCAATTTTGGTTGTCTGTTATTATGTCATCCCTTGTCTATGACTGGTTGGACCATCTGTGTCTCTGATTTGTGGGTCCGATGGTATAATGACGAAGCCCACATatgataatggcaaaattgccaATGGCTCGTACCATGGTTCTGATGCAAAATTTGATGATGAAGAAAAAAACTAGTGTAAGGAGAAACAAGAAAGAGAAATACCTGCAGCTATTCACATGGCGATTTCTCTATTTTGTTTCCCCTTACATTTTGCAGAGAGCATTTTGCAAAGAGGCTGCGTCGAATGCAGGACCTTTGGCTGAATGGGAAGGCTTCCCACCACTATGCCAAAACCCATCCTCCTCTTGCATAAATTTATACTAAAATGAAATTGGGGATCTTTACCCTCATTTTCATTTTTTTAATGCAAAGATGTGCAGCTCTCCAACATGTTTGTGTTCTAGAAAAAAGTCTTTGCCATCCATATTGTTGGATGCTACCGGGCGTTGGTACCACGGTAGCACCGGAGATGTTCTCAAAGTAAACTAGATGCAATACAGTCCTAAGTGTGGACTAAGAAATCGCAGTAACTGTTACTAGCAGCAACTATGATAAAGTATAAGTGCCAAACTGCCAACACAAAACTTAAGGTTGTGGGAGAAAAAAATTGTCTCTGTTTTGTTTCTCCTTGCGCAACTTTCTGTTCAACTTAAAGTTTTGCATGACGATAGATGCCTGCGTGCTATATCCATCCATCCATATCTTTGGATGATTTTTTTGTGCAAATTTACGGGTGTCACCATGCGTTGGTAACACTGCATATATTCTCAAAGTAATCTTTTCTCCCCAAAAATTGCTGACAGGGCATCTGCCAAGCAAATATATTAATAGAAGAGAGAAATATTCTCAAGTAATTTAGTCCATCTCCAACCCccgccacacacacacacacacaattcTCCCTCTATCTGTACTTTCTATTATATTTACTACATCAGCTTAAAAGATACTCCCCCACATCCAAGACAGTCTCCCCATATATACTATAATTCAGTTATTTGACTTTTTTCATCTTTTTGAAGTTTAAAAAAATCATAGACTATTTGTATTGCCTAATACACATTGTTTTTAGGTTACCGTAATTAAAAGAGGTTAATATCACAAAAAATAGAGTAATTGAAGTGTGGGGGAGATTGAAACTCACCCCATATATGAGGGGAGTTTCCTCTCTCCCCCCATGTGGGGTGTGGGGTGGGGTGGGCTGTTGGAGCCTTGGAGGGGTTTGACACCCCAAATGCACCGGATGTGGGGTGGGGGAGCCCTTAGAGATGGCCTAAGTATAACCCTGATGTCAAATTTCAGTAAAAGTTGTTAACAGCATCTATGATATAGTAATATGAATAATGCTATTAAGATGACCCTTGCTCACAGTTCAGTATCGAGAAATCCGCCTAAACTCGCGCTGGATTCACCATCCTTGACGAGGAAAACGAAAAGGCATAATGACCAGTGCTCATGTAACAGGAGAAAGGGCAGACCTTTTTGTTTTCGGCGATGACACCAAGCACGAACGCCAGAACCCCAAAGAACGCGACGCTAAGAGAAATCCGTAGCGTCGCAGACAGAGCCATCGCTCCTGCAGGACAAGCAACCCACGCACTGGGATCAACAAACCCATTGCTTAAGTAATGGAATGCAGACAAGACATCACGACAGCGTGCCAGCGACGACGTATTGGAAACTCCTCCCCCCACAAGATATCGGGTGGTTTCAGATGAAACGAGTGGTCTGTTTATTTTAGGATTAATTGTACTTAACCCTTTATTTTACGGTGAGGTGACTGGCAGGTCTCTGTCCTATCGTCCCTATCGACCGACTGCGGCACTCACAAGGGGAGAAGTTTATGAAATCGACAAGTTCCTCGTATTGGTTTCCTCTACACACGGGATTACAGGAAGGCATACAGTATCCTGTATCGCCTTTCAGAACGGTGGTTGAGCCCAGGAATTAGATGGGGGGATGCAACCGACAGGTCGATTCGATCTACTAATTAGCTCCCAGGCTCCCAGCAATAAGTAGTCAACTTTCAACTGCAATAGTGAAAAGTAACTTCCGGATGAACCATCGTCATCAGGTCATGACGCATTGACCTCACAGGACAAGCACATGCAGATTCAGTTTCCTTTTCCAACCTAGTTAGGTACCAGGGGAAAGGGGAATCCACAGGGCCGGCCGCATGGAGGTTGGAGGGCTCAGTCCAGTTGAGTTGAGTCTCCCACAATTGAGGACGCAGCTGCTCCTCCAACCAAACGAATTCGCAACTGACCGTGCGGACTGGAGCAATAGGAGAATCGAAGATTTGAAAATTTGGACCTGGCCGATTGCAAGAAAAATCCTAGGGGAAGAAGCGAAAACGCGGAAGACACCGGCAGACCGTCTCGGTAGGCGGCTAGGTAGGTTAGCATACCTTGAGGTTGGTAGGCGCCGCCGCTAGGGAAGGTCCGATCGGTGGCCTCACCTCGCTGCCGGAGGCGAGGGAGCGGCGGAACGAGGAAGATTGATCGGGCGGGGTTGCAGATGCAAAGCCACGGACGCACGGCCAATATGGTTAGTTACTTATTATACCCATTTTTTTCGTTTTGTATTTATTGTGTACAAGTTGCTATcgtgtggctattttcgacatttCCAAGGTGAGGGGAGAGATGGCAGGATAGATTGATCATGATCCAACCGTAGATATAATCTTAGTTTGTTATGTGGTTTCTATAAATCTCTACTAATCCTTAAGGGTGGACGGAGGGCGTCCACCACCGCACCGTGCCCCGCCCGCGATTTTGGGCCCCCACGCGCGTCTTCCTCCCGCCCACGAATCAAGCCCCGCGCGCGTCGCCCTCGCCGCCGGGTAATCCCGCTCGCGCCAGGCACCCCGCCCCCCTCCCCTGCGCGCCGTGATGCCCACTGTCGGGTAAGTGAACCGCGCAAGCCACCCCGCAACGCCCGCATGCCTTCACCACGCCTCCGCCCGCCCTCGCCCTCCCATCTGCGACCTCCGCCAGTTTCTTCTCGCCCGCGCCCCCCTGCGAGGTCGTGCCCCTGGCCGAGCGCCCCCCTTGACGTTCCCCTCTCCCCGCAGCCCACGCCCACGCCGCCAACGCCGCTCAACTAGCTTTCGCGCTCCCCTGGCGTGCAACAGCTTTCGCGCTCCCCCTGCCCCCGCCATGCCCGCACTAGATCTGCAAAACATCCGTCGCTGGCACACTCCTCAGGTGCGGCGGCTGCACCTGCACAGCCGGTTCGTCACCAAGCTCGGGGGGAGTGGCTCGTGGCAGTCGCCTCAACGTCGTCCTCCGTGTCATCTGGCGAGGTGTCGTCACCCCAGATctataacgccctgaatttgggggtagaattttttcttcttttccctcaccaaattcgggcgttaccctttccttttcccttttctcctcgctaaaccttgatcttttccaaagttatagcgggattcggcctgagatcccatgtaaagcgaaaccctaaaatactttattttgtgtgatgcaccatgccgaaccatgcatactttttgattgtttaaaatgtaaatgcattcatctagagaaaatagatttttagaaaaaggaaaacttctttcttctccctttcccccctccttccccatttttggcccagccgccctctCCCCCTTGCGCCCGGCccagccggccggcccagccgcgcccccctcccccgccgtgggccgccccagccggcccagccgcgcccccctcccccaccgtgggccgccccagccggcccagccgcgccccccctccctcccccctttgggcccaagcggcccagccgcccccccccaattctctccctcccctcccctacgggccccgcccgtcatcccctcccctgccctaaccgcgcccccctcccctagcgccgccgccaccgcctccctccCCCAGCTCCGCCGCCGCACCGCCCTCCCCTGCCGCGGTgaggcccccctcccctctcctcccccttccccctcccccttccccaccgggccgccccggcgacccgcgccgccccgtgcccggcccccgtcccggcgagccgcccccaccCCGCCCTCGCTCgtcccccggcgagccgccccgcccccgcgcccgcccGGTCGCCCCGACGACCCGAGCCGCCCCGTGCCCGGCCCCcgtcccggcgagccgcccccaccCCGCCCTCGCTCatcccccggcgagccgccccaccCCCGCGCCCGCCCGACCGCCCTTGCGCCGCGCGACCgagccccgcccccgcgcccgcccgaccgagccccgcccctccccgcccctccccgcgcccgaccgcccccggcgagccgcctcggccccgccccggcgaGTCCGCCCCCGCCCCGCCCCCGCGCCGTCCCCGGCcagccgcgcccggccccgctcgACCGCCCCGCCCCTTCCCCAGCCCTCGCCTCGGCACCGCCCGGCAagccgcccctgcccctccccgcgcccggccgcccccggcgagccgcgctcGGCCTCACCCCTGGCgagccgcccggccgcgcccggcgagctgcctcggccccgctccggcgagccgcccccgccccgctccggcgagccgcccccacccccgacctcgcgccgccccggcgagcccgctcCCGCCCCGCGCCCagccgccccggcgagccgcccccgccccggctcggccgcgccgcCCTGCGCCGCCTCGGCCCTGTGCCGTCCTAGCCCCGGTCgtgcctgagagcacctagagggggggtgaataggtgatcctataaaacttgaaaacttaagccacaaaaacttggttaagtgttagcacagtaaatgccaagtggctagagagga from Zea mays cultivar B73 chromosome 6, Zm-B73-REFERENCE-NAM-5.0, whole genome shotgun sequence harbors:
- the LOC100192590 gene encoding uncharacterized protein LOC100192590; amino-acid sequence: MGSLSIVALVVAAIVGHVAIFFPYSGKSVPRGALFQSTSLTVFFVVAELVSALALAMSLWATVTEGLHRSKNIHHDMDYQCPTAKTGLFGGAAFLALDAALFWLVCQMLALNARADYLDEDDGKGEYGQIYAAQVDDGSKV
- the LOC100192590 gene encoding uncharacterized protein isoform X1; this translates as MALSATLRISLSVAFFGVLAFVLGVIAENKKPASGTPILGKDVVICTFPSDPTLAMGSLSIVALVVAAIVGHVAIFFPYSGKSVPRGALFQSTSLTVFFVVAELVSALALAMSLWATVTEGLHRSKNIHHDMDYQCPTAKTGLFGGAAFLALDAALFWLVCQMLALNARADYLDEDDGKGEYGQIYAAQVDDGSKV